Proteins from one Triticum aestivum cultivar Chinese Spring chromosome 7A, IWGSC CS RefSeq v2.1, whole genome shotgun sequence genomic window:
- the LOC123150389 gene encoding uncharacterized CRM domain-containing protein At3g25440, chloroplastic, whose protein sequence is MASLVPRLLGRRTLHPAVALRSPRDAWMRFHGANPPRPCPLFRPSLGVDGCAGAARRWWFLSPVRHRSTAVTLNTDGGFARFSVGDLDTKQNGVQNQPPAKKKMSKKSKVNQLKWFRLKAKKKMKSPNPEVRIRYKLGKAKRKEEWLIEKLRKYEAPRAPEPVHDPEILTEEEKFYLKRTGEKKKNYVPVGRRGVFGGVVLNMHLHWKKHETMQVVCKPCRPGQVYEYAEELARLSKGTVIDIKPNNTIIFYRGKNYVQPKVMSPPDTLSKQKALEKYRYEQSLEHTSKFIEQLEQELEDYQKHVALFKKREGAISEQISNEDSAVDDLTTSSDTD, encoded by the exons ATGGCGTCCCTCGTCCCCCGGCTCCTTGGCCGCCGGACTCTGCACCCCGCCGTCGCTCTACGCTCTCCACG CGATGCTTGGATGCGATTCCACGGCGCAAATCCCCCACGCCCCTGCCCGCTGTTCCGGCCTTCCCTGGGGGTTGATGGATGCGCGGGAGCTGCGCGGAGATGGTGGTTTCTCTCGCCGGTAAGGCACCGGAGCACGGCGGTGACGCTGAACACGGACGGTGGCTTTGCGCGGTTCTCGGTCGGAGATCTGGACACGAAGCAGAATGGAGTGCAGAATCAGCCGCCGGCGAAGAAGAAGATGTCCAAGAAGTCCAAGGTCAACCAGCTCAAGTGGTTCCGCCTCAAGGCCAAAAAGAAGATGAAGTCGCCCAACCCCGAAGTCAGGATAAGATACAAGCTCGGAAAG GCCAAGAGGAAAGAAGAATGGCTGATTGAGAAACTCAGGAAGTACGAGGCCCCGAGGGCTCCAGAGCCGGTTCACGACCCTGAGATTCTGACCGAGGAGGAGAAGTTCTATCTGAAACGGACtggggagaagaaaaagaactatgttCCTGTTGGGAGGAGAGGGGTGTTTGGTGGTGTGGTTCTCAACATGCACCTCCACTGGAAGAAGCATGAGACTATGCAAGTAGTCTGCAAGCCCTGTCGACCTGGGCAAGTGTATGAGTACGCAGAGGAGCTGGCGAGGCTCAGCAAAGGGACAGTTATTGATATTAAACCTAATAATACCATTATCTTTTATCGTGGAAAGAATTATGTGCAGCCAAAGGTTATGTCACCTCCTGATACTCTTTCTAAGCAGAAG GCCTTGGAGAAATATAGGTATGAACAGTCTCTTGAACATACCAGTAAATTTATTGAGCAGCTGGAACAGGAGCTTGAAGATTACCAGAAGCATGTTGCTTTATTTAAGAAGCGTGAAGGGGCTATTTCTGAGCAAATCagtaatgaagactctgctgtggATGACCTCACAACTAGCTCAGATACCGATTGA